The following DNA comes from Flavobacterium sp. N3904.
AAGAATACGATAAAGCTTTAGAATACCACAATAAAGCATTAATAAGTCTTGATGACAAATCAATTCCAATAGAATTTCAATCCAGAGCCACTTCATTAAACAATATGGGTTATGTGTATTTAAATTTAAAAAATTACCAACAAGCCAAAATTTATTTTGAAAAAGGATTGCAACAAGAAAATTTATTTGTTGACAAACCCAAACTTTATGCCATGTTGTTGGATAATTTGGCTTATGCAAAATTTAAATTGAATGAATCTGACAATCTCCCCGATCAATTTTATCAAGCTCTAAAAATTAGGGATAGTCTAAAAGTGATACCTGGAATCATATCAAGTAAATTACGTTTGTCTGAATATTTTTATTCCAAAAAAGACACTTTAAAAGCTATTCAATATGCCAAGCAGTCACTCATGCTTTCCCGCAGTACAAGCCGCTTAAGAAGCATTCTTGAAGCCTTAAAACAAATTGGGAATGTAGATACCAAACATGCTTCTGTTTATTCAAAAGAATATATTCTTATCAATGATCGTTTACAAAAAGCAGAACGAAATATGGGTGAAAAATTTTCACGAATAGAATATGAAACAGATGAAATTAAAGTAGAGAACACCAATCTGGAAGGGCAAAATAAAAAACTTTTGTTAATTTTTAGTTTTGTGGTTATTTTGGCAATATTATTGTATACCATTAAATCTCAAAAGGTTAAGCAGCGAGAATTGATGTTTAAACAGCAACAACAACAAGCCAATGCCGAAATTTATAACTTAATGATTACACAACAAAACGCTATTGAAATCAATAGTATTAAAGAGAAAAAAAGAGTGGCTCGAGAATTGCATGATGGCGTTCTGGGAAGAATGTTTGGTGTCCGAATCAATTTAGATAGTTTAAACAAAATCAAAGACGACTCAGGAATTGAAAAAAGATTGAACTATTTGGCCGAATTAAAAAATATTGAACAGGATATTCGTGAAATTTCACATAATTTAAGTAGAGAAAAATCAGAATTAATTAATAACTTCGTGGCAATCGTTACTAATTTATTTGAAGAACAAAAAAAGACTTACCAAGCAAAATTTCTAGCTCGCATTGAATCGACCATTAAATGGGATTTGATTGATAACTCTATTAAGATTAATTTGTATCGAATTGTTCAAGAGTCCTTACAGAATTGTAACAAATATGCAAATGCCACAACTATAAAAGTCGAGTTTAAAAAACAAGGGGGTAATTTGATTCTAAAAATAAGTGATAATGGAATCGGCTTTAATATCTACAGGGCAAAAAAGGGAATTGGTTTGCAAAATATTAAATCAAGAACTAATGAATGCCATGGAACACTTGAAATTAAATCAACAGAAGGTGAAGGCACTTCTATTACAGTAACAATCCCAATTGAACAAATTCAAAAACCTACAACAAAATGATAATTGAATCAAAAGTGGAAACATTAATTAAGAAAAACATCTTAATTGTAGACGATCATCCCTTTATCATAGACGGATACAAAAATGCAATTACCCGATATAATCCAAACTTATACGAATATTCATTTACTCAAGGTAAAGACTGTGAAACAGGATATAACATTATAACAAATCCAGAAACAGCTCCTTTTGATGTTGCATTTTTAGATATTAGCATGCCTGTATATGAAAGAAAAGGAATTAATTCTGGTGAGGATTTAGCAAAATTAATTATGCAATTAATGCCGAATTGCAAAATCATTTTACTCACGATGTACACAGAATTGCTAAAAATAAAAAACATCATAGACACCATAAATCCGGCTGGGCTTGTGATCAAAAATGATTTAACCTTTGATGAATTACTTTTTGGTTTTGATAAAATATTGAAAGACGAGATTTATTATAGCCATTCTGTAATTAAAATGGCAAATCAAAATGAGAATGGTGATGATATTGATGATGGTGTGGACCAATTTGACAAACTTATCTTATTCCATATCTCTAAAGGAACGAGAACAAAAGATATTCCACAGTACATTCCAATTTCATTAACTGCGATAGAAAGAAGAAAAGCCCATTTAAAAGAACTGTTTCAAATTCAAGAAGGAAATGACATTGATTTGATTAAAGAAGCGAAAAACAAAGGCATTATTTTTTAATCAGTTGAATTCCTCGAGGCTTTGCCTCGGGATAAGAAAGGAAATTTCGAAAACCTAAGGTTTTCATAAAACTAAAAATTTACTTTTTTCCTACAGATATCTCGAGGCTGTGCCTCGGGGTAGTTTATTAAAATTTTTGTTTAATAAACAGTTTGACTTCTGGTATCTAAAAAAGTGACTAGGAAAATGCTCTTGTTTATAATAGAATAAACAAGAGCATTTTGAGTGTCAATTATGTATTTTCTATATCCAAATATTTTGGATTGTGGGCATAATTATCACTGCTTATTTTATCTAATAGCTTGTATACACTTGTTTCAAAGTCTTACATTTATTTTAATGTCCATTGTTCGAAGAGATAATCAATAACTTAAAAAAACGTTTCAAGCGAAGTTTCTGATCACACAATTTCTATTATTGTGTTTTCTTTTTATGTAGTCTGCTATCTTTTGTTTGGCTTCTTTCTGAGTATAAGTTCTTCCTTCTTCAATATCTTTTTTCCCTTTTTCAATTAGTGAAAGTTGATTTTCAGAAATGGATTTTGACCAATCTGATTGGTCATTTTTGTCTTTTAAAAAATCAACATATTGGTCTACTTCTTGCAAAAGGTTTGAAGGAAGAGATTTTATTTTTTGGTTATTTTTTGAAACTGTTGCAGAAGGTATAGCTGTAAATCTTTCGTTTCGAATTTATTTACTGAAAAAATAAAAAGTAATACTGATTTATTTTAATCAAGGATAGAATGAATTTTTCAAATAAATTAAGCCTAATTTTAAAAATCAAATTATTTTGCCACTCCTCTTTTTATTACCTTTACGGTGATGAAAAGGAAACTGCTTATACTAAATCTTTCTTTTGTTGTTCTACTATTGTTCTCAATAGTTGCTCAGTCATTTGATAGCATTAGCCATTTACAGGAAAAATTTTCTGAAAAAGATTGTCACCACAAGTACAATTCCAGTGCAGAAATTACACATCAGCATCACAGTTTTGATCATTGTTATGTTTGTCAGTTTCAATTTAGCAGTTCGATTACTCCAAAAGATTTTGCTTTTCAATTTTATACCTGGGATGTAGAAATTCCATATTCTTTTACAAACACTGAAACCATTATTTCGTTTTCAGGCAGTTTGTATTCCTATCGAGGCCCCCCAAATTGTATATAGATAACTCTATTTTTTAGAGTTGTTTTATTTTTAAATTAATTTCATTCGCTGACAATTTTCTTTTTTTAAGAGATTTTGTCGGTGTAATTATTATTTACAAATAGTTTCAATCTTCATTTGCTTTTCTAAAAGTATTTTGTTTTGAAACAATACAATTATTCTAATGAAAAAATACATACTATCTCTATTTTTGGGGCTTACCACTCTTTTACAAGCGCAAAATACATTGTCGGGAAAGGTTACAGACGCCAATAACAATCCATTAATAGGTGTTTCGGTTTATGCGGCCGAATTGAATAAATCTACCACTACAGATGCAAACGGAATGTTTCAATTAGCGGAACTTCCAAATGGAGAATTGACATTGACATTTTCTTTTATTGGTTTTTTAAAACAAAATAAAACAATTGAAAAGATTCAAAATGTTCAAAAACTAGATGTTATTTTAGAAGAAACAGCTTTTCAAATGGATGAGGTAATCGTTTCGACTCCTTTTACAAAACTGCAATCTCAAAACGTCATGAAGGTCGATCGCGAAAGCGTTAAAACCATGCAGGAAAAAGGTACTGCCACCTTGATTGAAGGATTGGCTACCATTCCAGGAGTTTCTCAAATTTCGACCGGAACTTCTATAGGAAAACCTGTTATTAGAGGATTAAGTGGCAATCGAGTTTTGGTTTATACGCAAGGGGTTCGACTCGAAAATCAGCAGTTTGGTGACGAGCACGGTTTGGGATTAAACGATGCTGGGGTCGAAAGTGTTGAGGTTATAAAAGGTCCCGCTTCTTTGCTTTATGGTTCAGATGCATTAGGAGGTGTACTATTTTTTAATCCAGAAAAATTTGCTTTGGCCAATACTCTTCAAGGGGATTTCGGGCAACGTTTATTTTCAAATACTCTTGGGAGCAGTACTACTTTGGGCTTGAAAACTTCTACCAATAATTGGAAGTATTTAGTCCGTGGGGCTTACAACACCCAATCCGATTATAAAATTCCAGATGGTGATCGCGTTACCAATACCCGATTTCAGGAAATGGATTTTAAAGCCGGAATTGGCTACAGCAATGCTAAATTTTCGAGTGTTTTGAGATACAATTATAATAATTTGGATTTGGGAATTCCGGAAGATGGAGTTGCAGATCAAACCACAGCCAAAAAGCCAGCTTTTCCAAAGCAAGGTGTTTACAACAATTTGTTTTCACTAAATAACACTTTGTATTTTAACAATTCAAAAATGGATGTGAATTTAGGCTATATCAAGAATGACCGTTCAGAGTTTGAAGATAGTGATGTGGCTGTTTTACATATGATTTTGAACACATTCGATTATAATATAAAATACTATTTGCCCGCTATTGGAAAAGTAGAAACTATTGTTGGAGTACAAGGAATGTCTCAGGAAAATAAAAATTTGGCAGAAGAATTCTTGATTCCAAATGCAAAAACGAATGATTTTGGAGTTTTTGGAACTGGGATTTATGATTGGGGAGTAAACTCTTTGCAAGCCGGTCTTCGTTTTGATTACCGACATTTAATCTCTGAAGAAAACGGAATTCTTGGTCAAGAAGGTTATTTTGAAGCATTGAATAAAACCTATGATAGTTTTAATGCATCGTTGGGTTATAAAACTTCTTTTGTAGAAGATTTAACCATTAGATTGAATGCCGCTACGGGTTTTAAAGCACCAACATTGGCAGAGTTATCGTCGAATGGGGTTCATGAAGGAACTTTTCGATATGAAATAGGAAATCCAAACTTAAAAACCGAGCAAAATCTACAAACCGATTTGGATTTAGAATATAAAATCAGTCATTTTGAGTTTAGTGTGAGTGCTTTTTACAATCATATAAAAGATTATATCTACGCATCTCCAACTGGAGTTGAAATTGATGGATTTCAAGTGTATGATTATATTCAAAACAATGCCAATTTGTATGGTGGAGAAATAGCAATGCACATTCATCCACATCCACTAGATTGGTTGCATTTTGAAACTAGTTTTGAAACCGTTACCGGGAAATTACAATCGGGAGGTTATTTACCTCAAATTCCGGCAAACAATTGGAATAACACCTTAAAATTTGATTTCACGAATAATAAATGGTTTCAAGATGGTTTTGCAACTTTGAACGTTTCGACTACGTTTAGTCAGGATAAAGTAAGTGGGTTTGACATTCCCTCAGACGGTTATACACTGCTGAATATGGGTTTTGAAGGAAAAGTAAAGCTCGGCAATACCGCTTTTGATGTTAATTTGAATGGAAATAATTTACTGAACAAAACCTATGTTCCGCATTTGTCCCGTTTGGCCAGTGATGGGATTCCAAATATAGGAATCAATTTTATTTTGGGAGTTGCATTTAAATTTTAAAAGGTCAATTTTTTAGAATTATAAACCCCAATAACTACTGTTATTGGGGTTTATTTTAATATTCAATTTTTCCCATGTGTCTCATAATCCGAACAATTTTGGCTTTCCTATTGTTTATATATGAAGAAGAACTCGTGGCTTTGTATTTCCTTGGATTAGGCAAAATAGCGGCTATTCCTGCGGCTTGAACAGGAGTAAGACTAGATGCATCTTTTCGGTACCAATGTTCTGTTGCGGCATAGGCTCCGTAAACGCCGTCTCCCATTTCGATGCTGTTGAGATACACTTCCATAATACGCTCTTTGCCCCAAATAAGTTCTATCAACACTGTGAAATATGCTTCCAGGCCTTTTCTTAGATAGCTTCGGCCTTGCCATAGAAAAACATTTTTGGCGGTTTGTTGCGATATGGTACTTCCGCCTTTTATTTTTCGGCCTCTTTCGTTGCTTTTGTAGGCTTTTTGCATGGCGATAAAATCAAATCCATTGTGAGTTAAGAAGGTGCCGTCTTCACTGGCAATTACTGCTTTTTGCAAATTCATCGATATTTTATCAAGGGGTTCCCAATTGTGGTCAAAATAGACTTCTTTTCCGGCGGCTTTGTTTTCTATAGCACGAATAACCATTAAAGGAGTAAACGGTACTGGGACGAATTTAAAAAGGACCACAAAAAATATCGAAATTCCAAAGAACCATAATAAGGCTTTCAATAAAAACCATTTTACTTTGGTCATAAAACTTCCCGATTTTTTTTTGACAGGTTTTTTTGCTGTTGTTTTCTTTGGTGTTATTTTGGTCGCCATTTTATACTAAATCTGCTAAATCTGTTCCTATTAAACTGCCTATTGCCACTCCCATTCCGCCTAGTCGTACACCGCAATAAACGTTTTCAGACAATTGCTCTACTATTGGGTTTTTACTGTTTCCAATGCCCATGATCCCGCTCCAACGATGATTGATTTTAAAATCCTGGTTGGGCAAAATTACTTCTTTTAATAAGTCTTCCAATTTTTTTTGTACAATTTCTGTTTGACCGAATTCGGTTGTGGTTTCAGTTTTAAAATCCAGATTTCTGCCGCCTCCCAGAAGTATTCTATTTCCAATGTTCCTAAAATAATAATATCCTTTGTCCAGATGAAAAGTTCCTTTTATGTCTAAGTTAGGAATGGGTTCTGTGATTAAAACCTGTGCTCTTGCTGGTTTTACTGCGCCTTTGGTTAGTGAGTTGGCAAAGCCGTTGGTAGCAAATAAGAGTTTTTTGGTAGTAAAACTAAAATCGCCCAGTGCAACTTCAACACCATTTTCATTGTCTAAAAAGGAGGTAACAGTTTGTTGATTCAGAATTAAAACATCTTGAGCAACAGCTTGTTTTAATAAGGCTTGCATCATATTTCCAGTATCTATTTGTGCTTCAAAAGGGTTGAAAATTAAATATTCGTGAATGCCGCCAAACCCAAAACGATCTACTTCTTTGGCAAATACATCGGCCTTGAAAAGTGGTTTTAATATTTCATTTATAAAAGGGAGTCTGTTGCAACATTCCGTATAACTGTTGTCATGATCTTTCAAAAAGAGTTCATAACCGCCATAGGGTTTAAAATCAATTATTGCATCTCCTAGCCTTTTTCTTAGCAATTGCAGACCGATCCAGCGCTTTTGTATTAGTTGAATTACTTCTTCTTCGGTATGTGATTTTAAATCCTCAATGATTTCTGAAATGCTTCCAAAGCAGGCGAAACCAGCATTTTTTGTGCTCGCTCCCTGTGGCAACATTCCTTTTTCGAGAATTAATATTTTACTTTCTGGGTATTTTTCGCGCAAGCGCAAGCCAGTATGTAAACCAACTATTCCGCTACCTACAATAGCGAAGTCTACATTGGTAAACCAATTTTTTAATTCCCAATAGCTTAATTGCATTTGACTATTTTTTTATAAAATTAAATAAAATATTGTGGTTTTTTTATACAGTGCAGTCATTTTAATTAATATGTGGAATAGAATTTGAATAAAAAGAGGCTTTTTTTGCCATTTTTCATTATTGAAGTAAGTTTGTTAATTTTTTTTTAATTTTTTTTTTTGGCATTATAATTGTTTAACACAAAATGTATTTGAAATTAAGGCCCTTAGTGCAAACAAATTCAGGGTATTATAATTCTAAAAAGCAAAAAAAACAATAAATAAAAAAGTTATGTTTGAAAATATTGATGAACTAATAGATGTAAATTTGAGATTATTATATACATCAAAATCTCAATTTATGATGCGTATTAATTTTAAAGATGAGTTGGGATTTAATTTAAAAAATTCTAAAATATTTGCCGAAATTTTGCACAATAAAGGATTGGTAAAACTAGAATTGACACAAGGTTTTAGATGTGATTTGACAGATTATGGGCGCCAAGTATATGAAAATGGGGGCTGGAAAGCATCTTTGAATTCAGCTCAATTCATTGAAAATAATGTTGCAATAGTTGATTTTGATTCTGAGGTTAGAAAAATTGAAATTTCTTTAATGAAAAAATTTATGTTTACCAGTTTAATTGTGCTGGTTTTGTGTTTCTTTATTACATTATTAACGGTCGAGTTTTTGAAGACCACATAATTTATCTGAATAGGCAAAGAATTAGTAGCATTTTTTATGTATATTTTTTAAGTTTTAGCACATTCGTTTTGTGAATTATAGTGCTATATTTGAAAACTCTAAGAAAATATTCAATAATTATGAGAAAAATACTCTTTTTAATGCTAACTATGATAAGTTTAACTGCAACTGCACAAAATGTAATGACTCCAGAATTGCTTTGGAAATTAGGACGAATTACTCCTTTAGGAATTTCCAAAGACGGTGCAACTATTGTTTTTAAGGTTTCGACACCTTCAGTCGAAGAAAATAAATCCAATTCAAAATTTTATACAATTCCAGTAAATGGAGGGAATGCAACAGAAATTAAGGAGACAAAAGAAATTTTAGTTGACAAAAATATTTCTCCGGACTCAAAATATTTGATTTATAACGAAGAAGTAAAAGTAGATAAAGTACTCGGGAAAGACTATTATCCCAATTTGGATAAATCCAATGTTCAAATTTACAATGGACTCGATTACCGCCATTGGGATACTTGGAACGAAGGAAAATTCAATCATGTTTTTTATAAAGAAAACTCAGAAGGATCTATTGGAATAGACATACTAAAAGGAGAAAACTTTGATAGTCCGCAAAAACCTTTTGGTGGAGACGAAGATTATATTTGGTCACCCGATAGTAAAAGTATTCTTTATGTGTGCAAGAAAAAAGCGGGGACACAATATGCATTATCAACCAACACTAATATTTACGAATACAATCTTGAATCGGGAATAACAATCAATAGAACAGAAGATAATTTGGGTTATGATACAGCTCCTCAATTTTCGCCTTCCGGTGATTTAACTTGGTTGCAAATGAAACGAGATGGTTACGAATCGGATAAAAACGATTTGATTGTTAGTTTTAAAGGAATGAAAATAAACCTGACAGCCAATTGGGATGGAACAGTCAATAGTTTCAAGTGGAGTCAGGATGGGAAAAAGATTTATTTCATAGCACCAATTGATGGAACAGTACAGCTTTTTGAGGTTAATTTTCCAGGTCTTACAAAAATCGCGATTAATGTAAAACAAATTACAAATGGTGATTTTGATGTTCATGATTTAATTGGATTTTCGGGAGACGATATTATTGTTACCCGAACAGATATGAACCATGCAGCAGAGATTTTTTCTTATAATTTAAAGAAAAACTCTTGGAAACAATTGACCAATGTAAATACAGCTACCTATGCTTCATTGCAATTGGGAAAAATAGAAAGACGTTATGTTACCACCACTGATGGTAAAAAAATGTTGGTTTGGGTTGCATTGCCTCCTAATTTTGATGCGACCAAAAAATACCCAACGCTGTTGTTTTGTCAAGGAGGACCTCAATCGCCATTGACACAAGCTTATTCTTTCAGATGGAATTTTCAATTAATGGCCGCTAATGGTTATGTGGTTGTAGCTCCAAACCGTCGCGGAATGCAAGGGCACGGAGTAGAATGGAACGAACAAATCAGTAAAGATTGGGGAGGTCAGGTGATGAATGACTATTTATCTGCAATTGATGATGTGGCCAAAGAGAATTATGTTGATAAAACGCGTCTGGGTTGTGTTGGGGCTAGTTATGGTGGGTATTCGGTGTTTTATTTGGCCGGAATTCACAATAATAGATTTAAGACATTTATTGCTCATGATGGAGTTTTCAATACACAAAGTATGTTTGGGACCACCGAGGAAGTGTTCTTCAATAATTGGGATTTTGGAGGTCCTTATTGGGAAAAAGACAACGCAGTTGCTCAAAAAGCATACACTGTTTTCAATCCTATAAATTATGTACAAAACTGGAATACACCTATATTAATTATTCAAGGAGGAAATGATTTTAGAGTGCCAATCGGACAAGGACAAGAAGCATTTCAAGCAGCTCAAATTCGAGGAATTAAAAGCAGGTTATTGTATTTTCCTGAAGAAAACCATTGGGTTTTAAAACCTCAAAATGCTCAAATTTGGCAAAAAGAATTCTATAAATGGCTGAAGGAAACCTTGTAAGTCATAATTAATTAATAATTTAGCGACATTAATGTAACAAAATCTGTTGTTTTGTTACATATTGCTAAACCCAAACTTATTTTAAGATGTATAAATTACCAATTAAATCCTTTTTTATAGCAACAACACTTGTTGTTGGTATTCACTCGATGTCTGCTCAAGACGGCTTAGTCAATTCATTAAAGGTAAACGCCAGCGAAAAAAGTGCTGAAAGTTTCAAGTTTACCGATGTCATTAATCTGGCAAATACTCCTATAAAAAACCAAGGTTCTTCGGGGACTTGTTGGAGTTATTCAACCAACTCATTTTTAGAATCTGAAATGGTTAGAATGGGGAAACAGCCTGTTGAACTATCTCAAGTTTTCTCGGCTCGAAATGCTTATGTAGAAAAAGGTAAAAATTATGTAAAAATGCATGGAGCGGTTACCCTTGGAGATGGTGGAGAATTGCATGACGTTACTAATATGTACAGAAAATATGGAGCTGTACCTCAAGAAGTGTATACTGGTTTAAATTACGGAACATCCAAAAATAAATTTGCAGAAATGGCAGCTTTAACAGAAGCTTTGTTGGCTGCGGTTGTTAAAAATCCAAATGGGGAATTGACTCCAAATTGGGAAAAAGCCTACGCTGCTGTTATTGATTCTTATTTAGGACAAGTTCCAGAAAATTTTACATACAAAGGAAAAAGCTACACACCAAAAACTTTTGCTAAAGAAGTTGTAGGCATTAATCCTGATGAATATGTAGAATTTGCATCTTATTCTAATGAACCTTATTATGCTAAAACAATGATGATGGTTCCTGATAACTGGGCTTTTGATTTGGTTTATAACATAAAAATGAATGATATGACCACTATCATTGATAATGCATTGAAAAATGGATACACTGTTGCTTGGGCTTCTGATGTAAGTGAGAAGAGTTTTAGTTGGAAAAATGGTGTGGCTTACGTACCAACGAAAAAGTTTGACGAAATGACTACTATTGAAAAAGAAAATATGTTCAATGGTCCAAAAGAAGAATTAGAAATCACCGAGGAGATTCGTCAAAAAGCATTCGATAATTATCAAACTACAGACGATCATGCGATGCATATTGTTGGAATTGCAAAAGACCAAATGGGTAAAGAATATTACATCGTAAA
Coding sequences within:
- a CDS encoding response regulator; the protein is MIIESKVETLIKKNILIVDDHPFIIDGYKNAITRYNPNLYEYSFTQGKDCETGYNIITNPETAPFDVAFLDISMPVYERKGINSGEDLAKLIMQLMPNCKIILLTMYTELLKIKNIIDTINPAGLVIKNDLTFDELLFGFDKILKDEIYYSHSVIKMANQNENGDDIDDGVDQFDKLILFHISKGTRTKDIPQYIPISLTAIERRKAHLKELFQIQEGNDIDLIKEAKNKGIIF
- a CDS encoding TonB-dependent receptor — translated: MKKYILSLFLGLTTLLQAQNTLSGKVTDANNNPLIGVSVYAAELNKSTTTDANGMFQLAELPNGELTLTFSFIGFLKQNKTIEKIQNVQKLDVILEETAFQMDEVIVSTPFTKLQSQNVMKVDRESVKTMQEKGTATLIEGLATIPGVSQISTGTSIGKPVIRGLSGNRVLVYTQGVRLENQQFGDEHGLGLNDAGVESVEVIKGPASLLYGSDALGGVLFFNPEKFALANTLQGDFGQRLFSNTLGSSTTLGLKTSTNNWKYLVRGAYNTQSDYKIPDGDRVTNTRFQEMDFKAGIGYSNAKFSSVLRYNYNNLDLGIPEDGVADQTTAKKPAFPKQGVYNNLFSLNNTLYFNNSKMDVNLGYIKNDRSEFEDSDVAVLHMILNTFDYNIKYYLPAIGKVETIVGVQGMSQENKNLAEEFLIPNAKTNDFGVFGTGIYDWGVNSLQAGLRFDYRHLISEENGILGQEGYFEALNKTYDSFNASLGYKTSFVEDLTIRLNAATGFKAPTLAELSSNGVHEGTFRYEIGNPNLKTEQNLQTDLDLEYKISHFEFSVSAFYNHIKDYIYASPTGVEIDGFQVYDYIQNNANLYGGEIAMHIHPHPLDWLHFETSFETVTGKLQSGGYLPQIPANNWNNTLKFDFTNNKWFQDGFATLNVSTTFSQDKVSGFDIPSDGYTLLNMGFEGKVKLGNTAFDVNLNGNNLLNKTYVPHLSRLASDGIPNIGINFILGVAFKF
- a CDS encoding sensor histidine kinase — encoded protein: MILIFGCTNKKKSKQNASSSEDSLSSYLTLANDIRLPLEYKQKYNQKAFDIIIGQKDDSINKVNLFKIANRYYNMDDWKGYFQTSKLILERSKKSHDIVNMAKAYTYLGDYYSAKVISDSAFYYYFKAEKLYLNLNDNYNLAKTIINKANLQFNESDLFNCEIAVFKALRTLKTEKANDLLYESYNLLGILYNEREEYDKALEYHNKALISLDDKSIPIEFQSRATSLNNMGYVYLNLKNYQQAKIYFEKGLQQENLFVDKPKLYAMLLDNLAYAKFKLNESDNLPDQFYQALKIRDSLKVIPGIISSKLRLSEYFYSKKDTLKAIQYAKQSLMLSRSTSRLRSILEALKQIGNVDTKHASVYSKEYILINDRLQKAERNMGEKFSRIEYETDEIKVENTNLEGQNKKLLLIFSFVVILAILLYTIKSQKVKQRELMFKQQQQQANAEIYNLMITQQNAIEINSIKEKKRVARELHDGVLGRMFGVRINLDSLNKIKDDSGIEKRLNYLAELKNIEQDIREISHNLSREKSELINNFVAIVTNLFEEQKKTYQAKFLARIESTIKWDLIDNSIKINLYRIVQESLQNCNKYANATTIKVEFKKQGGNLILKISDNGIGFNIYRAKKGIGLQNIKSRTNECHGTLEIKSTEGEGTSITVTIPIEQIQKPTTK
- a CDS encoding alpha/beta hydrolase family protein; protein product: MRKILFLMLTMISLTATAQNVMTPELLWKLGRITPLGISKDGATIVFKVSTPSVEENKSNSKFYTIPVNGGNATEIKETKEILVDKNISPDSKYLIYNEEVKVDKVLGKDYYPNLDKSNVQIYNGLDYRHWDTWNEGKFNHVFYKENSEGSIGIDILKGENFDSPQKPFGGDEDYIWSPDSKSILYVCKKKAGTQYALSTNTNIYEYNLESGITINRTEDNLGYDTAPQFSPSGDLTWLQMKRDGYESDKNDLIVSFKGMKINLTANWDGTVNSFKWSQDGKKIYFIAPIDGTVQLFEVNFPGLTKIAINVKQITNGDFDVHDLIGFSGDDIIVTRTDMNHAAEIFSYNLKKNSWKQLTNVNTATYASLQLGKIERRYVTTTDGKKMLVWVALPPNFDATKKYPTLLFCQGGPQSPLTQAYSFRWNFQLMAANGYVVVAPNRRGMQGHGVEWNEQISKDWGGQVMNDYLSAIDDVAKENYVDKTRLGCVGASYGGYSVFYLAGIHNNRFKTFIAHDGVFNTQSMFGTTEEVFFNNWDFGGPYWEKDNAVAQKAYTVFNPINYVQNWNTPILIIQGGNDFRVPIGQGQEAFQAAQIRGIKSRLLYFPEENHWVLKPQNAQIWQKEFYKWLKETL
- a CDS encoding aminopeptidase C; translated protein: MYKLPIKSFFIATTLVVGIHSMSAQDGLVNSLKVNASEKSAESFKFTDVINLANTPIKNQGSSGTCWSYSTNSFLESEMVRMGKQPVELSQVFSARNAYVEKGKNYVKMHGAVTLGDGGELHDVTNMYRKYGAVPQEVYTGLNYGTSKNKFAEMAALTEALLAAVVKNPNGELTPNWEKAYAAVIDSYLGQVPENFTYKGKSYTPKTFAKEVVGINPDEYVEFASYSNEPYYAKTMMMVPDNWAFDLVYNIKMNDMTTIIDNALKNGYTVAWASDVSEKSFSWKNGVAYVPTKKFDEMTTIEKENMFNGPKEELEITEEIRQKAFDNYQTTDDHAMHIVGIAKDQMGKEYYIVKNSWGVTNDYKGYLYVSKNFVKYKTTSFMVNKGGVPADIAKKIGV
- a CDS encoding NAD(P)/FAD-dependent oxidoreductase, which produces MQLSYWELKNWFTNVDFAIVGSGIVGLHTGLRLREKYPESKILILEKGMLPQGASTKNAGFACFGSISEIIEDLKSHTEEEVIQLIQKRWIGLQLLRKRLGDAIIDFKPYGGYELFLKDHDNSYTECCNRLPFINEILKPLFKADVFAKEVDRFGFGGIHEYLIFNPFEAQIDTGNMMQALLKQAVAQDVLILNQQTVTSFLDNENGVEVALGDFSFTTKKLLFATNGFANSLTKGAVKPARAQVLITEPIPNLDIKGTFHLDKGYYYFRNIGNRILLGGGRNLDFKTETTTEFGQTEIVQKKLEDLLKEVILPNQDFKINHRWSGIMGIGNSKNPIVEQLSENVYCGVRLGGMGVAIGSLIGTDLADLV
- the mtgA gene encoding monofunctional biosynthetic peptidoglycan transglycosylase; translated protein: MATKITPKKTTAKKPVKKKSGSFMTKVKWFLLKALLWFFGISIFFVVLFKFVPVPFTPLMVIRAIENKAAGKEVYFDHNWEPLDKISMNLQKAVIASEDGTFLTHNGFDFIAMQKAYKSNERGRKIKGGSTISQQTAKNVFLWQGRSYLRKGLEAYFTVLIELIWGKERIMEVYLNSIEMGDGVYGAYAATEHWYRKDASSLTPVQAAGIAAILPNPRKYKATSSSSYINNRKAKIVRIMRHMGKIEY